One window from the genome of Plasmodium relictum strain SGS1 genome assembly, chromosome: 12 encodes:
- the CEN2 gene encoding centrin-2, putative: MTENTSIRRRYEKSFTDRPGFTEDEIEEIREAFNLLDTDGTGTIDPKEIKCAMQSLGLDVKNPMIFRMIADLEKDGYSTIDFEEFMEVITSKLGNKDTREGIQRIFNLFDDDKTGTISLKNLKRVAKELGETLTDEELRDMIDRADSKGEGEISFEDFYTIMTKKNFL, encoded by the exons atgacaGAAAATACTTCAATAAGAAGAAGATACGAGAAAAGCTTTACTGATAGACCTGGTTTCACAGAAGATGAAATTGAAGAAATAAGGGAagcttttaatttattagatACAGATGGAACTG gTACGATAGATCCcaaagaaataaaatgtgCAATGCAAAGTTTAGGTTTAGATGTAAAAAACCCTATGATATTTAGAATGATAGCGGATTTAGAAAAAGACGGTTATTCAACAATTGATTTTGAAGAATTTATGGAAGTCATAACTTCAAaatta GGAAATAAAGACACAAGAGAAGGTATTCaaagaatatttaatttatttgatgATGATAAAACAGGCacaatttcattaaaaaatttaaaaagagtTGCAAAAGAATTAGGAGAAACATTAACTGATGAAGAATTAAGAGACATGATAGATCGTGCTGATTCTAAGGGAGAAGGAGAAATTTCTTTTGAAGATTTTTATACAAtaatgacaaaaaaaaattttctgtaa